Genomic segment of Arachnia propionica:
TTCCCTGCCCGAGGATGTCGTCGAGGCCGCGAACGCCCTCGGGGTCGATCCGTGGCGGCGATTCTGCCAGGTGGAGATGCCGCTCGCCGTGCCGGTGCTGATCGCGGGGCTGCGCGTGGTGGCCGCTTCCACGGTGTCCCTGGTCACGGTCGGCGCGCTGGTAGGTGTGCAGTCACTCGGCACCCTGTTCACCGACGGCTTCCAGCGACAACTGGTCGAATCGCTGCTCACCGGGCTCGGCGCGACCCTGCTGCTGGCCCTGGTCTTCGACCTACTCCTCGTGTTGCTTGGCAGGGCCCTGACCCCGTGGCTCCGCAAACGGAAGCAGGTGACGGCATGAATCTGTTCCTCGACGCCCTCGGCTGGCTGTTCACACCCGAGAACTGGGGCGGGGCCAGCGGCATCTCGTCACGACTGCAGCAACACCTCTACTTCACCCTCGCCGTGGTCGCCGTGGCCTGCGTGTTGGCGTTCCCGGCCGGGGTGGCCATCGGCCACACGCGGCGCGGGGTGGCGGTGGTTCCCATGGTCACCGCATCGGCGCGTGCCCTCCCGACCCTCGGTCTGCTGACCCTGGTCGGTTTGTGGTCCGGCCTGGGGCTGGTGGCGCCCTTCTGCGCGCTGCTTGTGCTGGCCATTCCCCCGATGCTCGCCGGAGCCTACTCGGGGATCACCTCGGCCGAACCGGTCACGGTGGACGCGGCCCGCGCCATCGGCCTGTCCTCGTGGCAGGTGCTCACCCAGGTGGAGCTGCCCGCCGCCGTTCCGCTGCTTCTCGAAGGGCTGCG
This window contains:
- a CDS encoding ABC transporter permease; this translates as MNWLINNLGQVGSYFLIHTLLSLGAIVAAAVLSVPLARLAVATRRFGGLLLGAFSLLYAVPSLPMLVVIPVILGVPVRSPLNMVIVLTLYGISVLVTQVAEAFRSLPEDVVEAANALGVDPWRRFCQVEMPLAVPVLIAGLRVVAASTVSLVTVGALVGVQSLGTLFTDGFQRQLVESLLTGLGATLLLALVFDLLLVLLGRALTPWLRKRKQVTA
- a CDS encoding ABC transporter permease → MNLFLDALGWLFTPENWGGASGISSRLQQHLYFTLAVVAVACVLAFPAGVAIGHTRRGVAVVPMVTASARALPTLGLLTLVGLWSGLGLVAPFCALLVLAIPPMLAGAYSGITSAEPVTVDAARAIGLSSWQVLTQVELPAAVPLLLEGLRSTTLQVVATATLAAYTADVGLGRFLFTGLKTRDYAQMIGGALLVVVLALVLDLLLVQAKRSITRKLDPSTQIASAKESR